The Fibrobacter sp. sequence GCAGGCTGCAGCAGCGAACCGCTCCACACTTTCCGGCCTTAAGGTGGGGTGGGCCTATTCTCTGATGATAGGCGTTCTTTTGGTGTTCCTGCCGGGTGTCCTGACGGATATCTTTAGGCCCGAGGCGGGTGCGTCCGCGGAGGCTTTGGCTATTTTTGAGGCTGCTCGCCCCATGAGCATTTTCATGTTGCGATTCGCCACTATCTACATCTTTGTGGAAGTATTACTGGTAATCTACTGCGGAGCTCTGCGTGGTGCCGGCGATACGGTGTGGGTCATGATTGCCTGTGGCATTATGAACTGGTTCAATACTGTCGCCCTCTATGTGGCAACGCATATTTTTAACGTTCCGGGTCACTATGCCTGGATTATTGTGGTGGGGGTTTACGGAACCGCTCCGCTGATTTTCTGGCGCCGTTGGAAGAACGGCAAGTGGCGCCGCCACGTGCTGGACGCCGAGTAATCGGCTTTTGAAAAATGAATAAAAAAAGAAAAACGCCCTTTTGACGGGGCGTTTCTTTTTTGAAAGTCTTTGTTTTTACGGAAGAGCCTTGGCGATCTTTGCTGCCAGCTCCGCATTGTTCAGACGCAGGTGCTTCTGGGCTTCTACGCTTTCGGCGCCCATCTGGTTTTTGACGCTACGGAGCAGGTAAGGAGTGATGGCCTTTCCCTTGATGTCGTCCCACACAGCTTCCTTCACGGCCTTTTCGATGGCGCGGTTCATTTCGTTGGCGTTCACGGCGTACTTTTCCGGAATGGGGTTGGTGACCAGGAGGCCTCCTTCCAACTTCAGAGCCATCTTGGCGTCGAAGGCGCGGGCGATGGTTTCAACATCGTCGGCGCGGTAATCCACGTTGAAGTCGCTTTCGCGGGCCATGTAGGCGGGGAGCTTGTCGGTGCCGTAGCCAATGACAGGAATGCTCTTGGTTTCAAGATATTCCAGGGTCAGACCCAAATCCAGGATGGACTTGGCTCCGGAACAGACGCAGACCACGTTGCTTACGGCCAGCTCTTCCAGGTCGGCGGAGATGTCCATGGATGTTTCTGCACCGCGGTGCACGCCACCGATTCCGCCTCCGGCAACCACCTTGATTCCCACCAGGTCTGCAATAAGCATGGTGGCGGCGATGGTCATGATGGCGTCCTTCTTCTGGGCGATGAGCATGGGAATGTCTCGGCGGGAAGCCTTGATCAGCTTGCCTTGCTTCTTGGCGAATTCCTCGATTTCTTCATCGGAAAGGCCAACCTTGATACGGCCGTCCTTGATGACGATGTGGGCGGGAATGGCTCCCTGTTCGCGAACCCTGTTGGCCAGGGTCTGGATGGTGTCACGATTCTCGGGGTAGGGGATTCCGTCAAATGCACCGGCTGATTCCAGGGCGACGATTGCTGAACCGTCTTCAAGGGCTTTACGGGCGTCTGGTTCGAAATCGATGTATTTAAGCATAAAAATCTCCTTTTTTTTCGCATTTCAAAGATAGCAAAAATGCCGTATCGCTTGCCTTTTCCTATATTTACGCTCGTTAAAACTTTAATACTACTCAAAAGAGGTTCAATATCATGGGTATGAATTACTTCAATACACTTCCGCTGCGTCGTCAGCTCGAAGAACTTGGCCACTGCCGTTTCATGGAAGCATCTGAATTTGCCAATGGCACCGATGCTCTCAAGGGCAAGAAGATTGTTTTCGTTGGTTGCGGTGCTCAGGGCCTTCATCAGGGTCTCTGCCTCCGTGCTAGCGGTCTCGACGTTTCCTACGCTCTCCGTAAGGAAGCTATCGAAACCAAGCGCAAGTCCTACTTGAACGCTACCGAAAACGGCTTCACCGTTGGTACTTTTGAAGAACTCATCCCGCAGGCTGACCTGGTTTGCAACCTCACACCGGATAAGCAGCACCACAACGTGATCCCCACCCTCATGCCGCTCATGAAGAAGGGTGCAGCTCTCTCCTACAGCCATGGCTTCAACATCGTTGAAGAAGGTCAGGAAATCCGTAAGGACATCACCGTGATCATGGTTGCTCCGAAGGGCCCGGGTTCCGAAGTTTGGACCGAATACCAGCGTGGTTTCGGTATGCCGAGCTTGATCGCCGTTCATCCGGACAACGACCCCGAAGGTAAGGGCTGGGACTATGCCAAGGCTTACGCTGTTGGCCTCCATGCAAACCGTCCGGGCGTTCTCGAAAGTGCTTTCGTTGCAGAAGTTAAGTCTGACCTCATGGGCGAACAGACCATCCTCTGCGGTATGCTCCAGACCGGCACCATCCTCTGCTACGACAAGATGGTCAAGGAATTCGGTGTAGAACCGGCATACGCAGTCAAGCTCATCCAGTACGGCTGGGAAACCATTTGCGAAGCCCTCAAGCACGGCGGCATCACCAACATGATGGACCGTCTCTCCAACCCGGCTAAGATCCGCGCAACCGAACTGGCTGAAAAGATGAAGAAGATCATGCGTCCTCTCTATCAGCAGCATCAGGACAACATCATCTCCGGCAAGTTCTCCTCTACCATGATGGTGGACTGGGAAGCTGGTGACAAGGACCTCCTGGCATGGCGCGCTGCTACCGGCGAACTGGAATTCGAAAAGGTTGCTGCTACCGACAAGGCTATCAGCGAACAGGAATACTTCGACCGCGCAACTCTCATGGTCGCTATGATCAAGGCTGGCGTGGAACTGGCATTCGAAACCATGTGCTCCGTCGGCATCAAGCCCATGAGCGCCTACTACGAATCCCTCCACGAAACTCCGCTCATCGCAAACCTCATTGCTCGTAAGAAGCTCTACGAAATGAACCGCGTTATCTCCGATACCGCTGAATACGGTTGCTACCTCTTCGCAAACGCTTGTGTGCCTCTGCTGAAGGACTTCATGGCAACTGAAATCACCAAGGAAGATATCGGCGCTATCTACGGCGAAGGCAAGACCACTGCAGTTGATAACGAACAGCTCATCAAGGTCAACGCCAACATCCGTAAGCACCCGGTTGAAGAAATCGGTGCATGGCTCCGTGCCCGCATGACCGGTATGTCTGAAGCTCTCAAGGGCGCAGACGTCGCTATCTATCACTAAGTTTAACGCTTAGTTGAAAGCTTTAAAAGGTCGGTTCCCTAGGGAATCGGCCTTTTTTGTTTGCTTCTCTCAACCCGTCTTCCAACTTGGAATATAGTTGTGTACACTAATTGTACAGAAAATGGAAAAAGGCCCTCCAATTAATATATGTTACTAGAGTGTAAGGATAATTGGGTGGTTTTATGGTAGACTTCCAACAAATTGCTGAATCATTTGAACCCGCGATTGTGAATCGTGAGTTCTCTGTGTATTTCCAGCCACAGTACAATCACTCCACTGGAGCTTTGATTGGTTCTGAAGCCCTGGTCCGTTGGATTTCTCCCAAGTACGGATTTATTTCCCCGGCCGATTTTATTCCCGCTCTTGAAGAGATGGGCGTTATTCCTACTCTGGACTTGTACGTTTTTGAAGAAGTTTGCAGGTTCCTCCGCAAGTGCATTGATGAGGGGAAGTCCCTTGCCCGCATTTCGGTGAACATGTCCCGCAACGACATCCTTTGTGAAGACTACATCGAACGTCTTGAAAAACTTCGCGTAAAGTATGATGTCCCCACAAAGTTGATTCATGTAGAATTGACGGAAACTGCCGCCGTTGCAGGTCCTAACGTTGTTATTAACGCCATCAGAAAGCTCCATGACCTGGGCTATACCGTGGAAATGGATGACTTCGGCAGTGGCTACTCCTCCTTGAATGTGCTGAAGGATATTGATTTCGATGTCCTGAAGCTGGACTTGAAATTTATCGGCGGCGCCATCGGCAGTGAACGTGGCGGCACCATATTGAGCTCCGTTGTCCGTATGGCCAAGTGGCTCAAGCTTCCGGTGATTGCTGAAGGCGTGGAAACAATTGAACAGGCTGACTTCCTGAAGAGTGTGGGCTGCGACTACATCCAGGGTTACCTTTATTCCAAGCCGATTCCGGCAGAAGAATACGAAAAACTGCTGAGCGGGAAGACCATCGGTTCCATCGTTCCCCAGATGAATATCGACCAGTTTGTAGATGCGGGCAAGTTCTGGAATCCGGCTTCCATGGAAACCTTGATTTTCAGTAACTTTGTGGGCGCCGCTTCCATCGTTGAAGTGGGCAATGATTTTGAAACTCTGGATATCCTCCGCGTGAACCAGAAGTACGTTCGGGAACTGGGAATGAATTTGTCCGAAAGCGAAATCATTTCCTTCAAGCCCTACGATACATTGGAAGGCGAATCCAAGAGGATTTACAGGGAAACCCTTAGGAAGGTTGTGGCCACCCGCGAAGAACAGGAATGCGAAACCTGGCGCATCATCAAGTCTGAATGCTGTGGCACGGAACGCATCTGCATCCGCAGTTCTATCCAGATTATTGGCGAAAGCAAGGTGAGCCGCCTGTTCTATGTGATGGTTCGGAACATCACTGTAGAAAAGAACGCCCTTGATACCATGCGGGATAGCGAACGCCGTTTCAAGGCCGCCAGCGAACAGGCTAACATTTACTACTGGGAATACTCGATTGCCACGAAGGAAATGCGTCCCTGTTTCCGCTGCCAGCGTGACCTGGGCTTGCCGCCCCTTGTCCGGAATTATCCGGAACCTTTGATCGAGAACGGGACTTTCCCGGAAGATTTTGCAGATATGTACCGCGACATCATGCACCAGATCGATGGGGGAGCCAAGCGTCTGGAAGCCATAATTCCTTTGACCAAGGAAAGGGTCCCTTACCATGTCCGTTACACCACGGAATTCGATGAAAACGGTAACCCGATCAAGGCTTACGGATCAGCCACCAAGGTGGTGGACAAGTGATTTTTCATAACGTGTAAAGCACCTTTTTCCTATAGGCACAATCTTCTCCAGATTGTGTCTATTTTTTTTACTTGGACCCTAGGGGAGGGAACACCATTTTTTTATTTTTTGTCCGATAAATTTTTCGTACATGAGGCGAGTATGTTCAAAGTTGGTTTTGATAACGACGCGTACCTGAGAACGCAGTCCGAGAAGATTGCCGAACGTATTGCAAAGTTCGGCGGAAAGCTTTACCTTGAATTCGGCGGCAAGCTGTTTGATGACCACCACGCAAGCCGCGTTTTGCCGGGCTTCGCACCGGACTCCAAGATCCGCATGCTTGAAAAGCTGAAGGACAAGGCTGAAGTCATTATTGCTGTTAACGCAAACGATATCGAAAAGAACAAGGTCCGCGGCGACCTGGGCATTACCTATGACCAGGACGTTCTCCGCTTGATCGACGCCTTCCGCGGTTACGGCCTCTATGTGAGCAGCGTTGTGCTGACTCGTTGGCAGGACCAGCCCAGTGCTCTTGCTTACCAGAAGAAGCTTGAAGGCCTCGGCCTCAAGGTCTATCGCCATTACCCCATTGCAGGCTACCCCAACAACATTCCTCTGGTAGTGAGCGACGACGGTTACGGCAAGAATCAGTTTGTGGAAACTACCCGCGAACTGGTTGTGGTTACCGCTCCGGGTCCGGGAAGTGGAAAGATGGCTGTGTGCCTTTCCCAGATTTATCACGAAAATACCCGCGGCGTCAAGGCCGGCTATGCTAAGTTCGAAACCTTCCCGATTTGGAACATTCCTCTGAAGCACCCGGTGAACCTGGCTTACGAAGCTGCAACTGCAGACTTGAACGATGTGAACATGATCGACCCGTTCCATCTGGAAGCCTACGGCAAGACCACCATCAACTACAACCGCGACGTTGAAGTGTTCCCGGTTCTGAATGCATTGTTCACCCGCATCCTTGGCGAATCTCCGTACAAGAGCCCCACCGACATGGGCGTGAATATGGCTGGCAACTGCATCGTCGATGACGAAGCTGTTAGCGAAGCTGCAAAGCAGGAAATCATCCGCCGCTACTTCAACACCCTTTGCGACGTCCGTAAGGGCAACGCTGACAAGGACCAGGTTTACAAGCAGCAGCTCGTGATGGAACAGGCTCACATCAGCGTTGAAGACCGCCCGGTTGTTGCCGCAGCAGTCAAGCGCTCTGAAGAAACCAATGGTCCTGCAGTTGCTATTGAATTGCAGGACGGTGCAATCATCGCTGCAAAGACGTCCTCTTTGCTTGGAGCTTCTTCCGCAATGCTCCTGGATGCTCTCAAGCACTTGGCTGGCATTCCGGATGAAGTCCGCTTGCTGTCTCCCATGGTCATTGAACCCATTCAGAACTTGAAGACCAAGCAGCTGGGCCATACCAATCCCCGCCTCCACATGGACGAAGTGCTGGTGGCTCTCTCTGTTTGCGCCCTCACGGATTACAACGCAAAGATCGCCCTGGAAAAGCTTCCGGAACTCCGTCACTGCGATGTTCACTCCAGCGTGATCCTGTCCCAGGTTGACGTGGGCGTGTTCCGCCGTCTCGGTGTGAACTTGACTTCTGAACCGAATTATCAGACTAGCAAATTATATCATACTTAAAAGCTGTGGCTTACCGTCGCACTACGGCGTTAAAAAAGACTGGCTTTAAAGCCGGTCTTTTTTTTGTTTTGAAAATTACGGAAAAAAACACCTCGCATAGGCGAGGTGTTTTTCAAAGCTTCTTAAGTAAGATTGATTACTTCTTGGAAGATTTCGGCGGATGGGCAGCAATCTTCTTTACGCCCTTTGCCTTGTCTGCAGCCTTGGCAGCCTTTTCTGCTTCGAGAGCTTCCTTTTCGGCAGCTTCGAATGCGGCCTGCATGTCTTCAAGAGCGCCAACCGGATCTTCTTCGATGATTTCGGAAGCTTCGTCAACCATTTCGGCGAATTCGTCGTACCAGTCTGCGAAGATTTCGATTTCGAGGTGGTCAACACCCGGAACGGTCAGACGGACGCCGCAGCTTTCGCCGACGCGGTCCATGAACTTTACCATTTCCGGCTTGAGGAGGGTGAGGTCGAGA is a genomic window containing:
- a CDS encoding pseudouridine-5'-phosphate glycosidase, with protein sequence MLKYIDFEPDARKALEDGSAIVALESAGAFDGIPYPENRDTIQTLANRVREQGAIPAHIVIKDGRIKVGLSDEEIEEFAKKQGKLIKASRRDIPMLIAQKKDAIMTIAATMLIADLVGIKVVAGGGIGGVHRGAETSMDISADLEELAVSNVVCVCSGAKSILDLGLTLEYLETKSIPVIGYGTDKLPAYMARESDFNVDYRADDVETIARAFDAKMALKLEGGLLVTNPIPEKYAVNANEMNRAIEKAVKEAVWDDIKGKAITPYLLRSVKNQMGAESVEAQKHLRLNNAELAAKIAKALP
- a CDS encoding EAL domain-containing protein, with amino-acid sequence MVDFQQIAESFEPAIVNREFSVYFQPQYNHSTGALIGSEALVRWISPKYGFISPADFIPALEEMGVIPTLDLYVFEEVCRFLRKCIDEGKSLARISVNMSRNDILCEDYIERLEKLRVKYDVPTKLIHVELTETAAVAGPNVVINAIRKLHDLGYTVEMDDFGSGYSSLNVLKDIDFDVLKLDLKFIGGAIGSERGGTILSSVVRMAKWLKLPVIAEGVETIEQADFLKSVGCDYIQGYLYSKPIPAEEYEKLLSGKTIGSIVPQMNIDQFVDAGKFWNPASMETLIFSNFVGAASIVEVGNDFETLDILRVNQKYVRELGMNLSESEIISFKPYDTLEGESKRIYRETLRKVVATREEQECETWRIIKSECCGTERICIRSSIQIIGESKVSRLFYVMVRNITVEKNALDTMRDSERRFKAASEQANIYYWEYSIATKEMRPCFRCQRDLGLPPLVRNYPEPLIENGTFPEDFADMYRDIMHQIDGGAKRLEAIIPLTKERVPYHVRYTTEFDENGNPIKAYGSATKVVDK
- a CDS encoding DUF1846 domain-containing protein is translated as MFKVGFDNDAYLRTQSEKIAERIAKFGGKLYLEFGGKLFDDHHASRVLPGFAPDSKIRMLEKLKDKAEVIIAVNANDIEKNKVRGDLGITYDQDVLRLIDAFRGYGLYVSSVVLTRWQDQPSALAYQKKLEGLGLKVYRHYPIAGYPNNIPLVVSDDGYGKNQFVETTRELVVVTAPGPGSGKMAVCLSQIYHENTRGVKAGYAKFETFPIWNIPLKHPVNLAYEAATADLNDVNMIDPFHLEAYGKTTINYNRDVEVFPVLNALFTRILGESPYKSPTDMGVNMAGNCIVDDEAVSEAAKQEIIRRYFNTLCDVRKGNADKDQVYKQQLVMEQAHISVEDRPVVAAAVKRSEETNGPAVAIELQDGAIIAAKTSSLLGASSAMLLDALKHLAGIPDEVRLLSPMVIEPIQNLKTKQLGHTNPRLHMDEVLVALSVCALTDYNAKIALEKLPELRHCDVHSSVILSQVDVGVFRRLGVNLTSEPNYQTSKLYHT
- the ilvC gene encoding ketol-acid reductoisomerase, with translation MNYFNTLPLRRQLEELGHCRFMEASEFANGTDALKGKKIVFVGCGAQGLHQGLCLRASGLDVSYALRKEAIETKRKSYLNATENGFTVGTFEELIPQADLVCNLTPDKQHHNVIPTLMPLMKKGAALSYSHGFNIVEEGQEIRKDITVIMVAPKGPGSEVWTEYQRGFGMPSLIAVHPDNDPEGKGWDYAKAYAVGLHANRPGVLESAFVAEVKSDLMGEQTILCGMLQTGTILCYDKMVKEFGVEPAYAVKLIQYGWETICEALKHGGITNMMDRLSNPAKIRATELAEKMKKIMRPLYQQHQDNIISGKFSSTMMVDWEAGDKDLLAWRAATGELEFEKVAATDKAISEQEYFDRATLMVAMIKAGVELAFETMCSVGIKPMSAYYESLHETPLIANLIARKKLYEMNRVISDTAEYGCYLFANACVPLLKDFMATEITKEDIGAIYGEGKTTAVDNEQLIKVNANIRKHPVEEIGAWLRARMTGMSEALKGADVAIYH